A DNA window from Canis lupus dingo isolate Sandy chromosome 2, ASM325472v2, whole genome shotgun sequence contains the following coding sequences:
- the PLA2G2C gene encoding putative inactive group IIC secretory phospholipase A2 isoform X3: MSPAGALSVLRATPPTSSSAPPLPSLPWSSAGRGRCDPGASDPLVSSGMKAFGVLVVFASCLMSPAHSSFWQFQRMVKHITGRSAFFSYYGYGCYCGLGGKGTPMDDTDRCCLAHDCCYGKLKQLGCQPVLNGYQFHIANGTVV; the protein is encoded by the exons ATGAGTCCAGCTGGGGCCTTGTCTGTCCTCAGGGCAACCCCTCCAACTTCCTCATCAGCACCCCCACTTCCATCCCTTCCTTG GAGTTCAGCTGGCAGAGGAAGGTGCGATCCTGGTGCCTCTGACCCCCTGGTGTCCTCGGGAATGAAGGCCTTTGGGGTTCTTGTGGTCTTCGCCTCCTGCT TGATGTCTCCTGCCCACAGCAGCTTCTGGCAGTTTCAGAGGATGGTCAAACACATCACAGGGCGGAGCGCCTTCTTCTCGTATTATGGATATGGCTGCTACTGTGGTCTTGGGGGCAAAGGGACCCCCATGGATGACACTGACAG ATGCTGCCTGGCGCATGATTGCTGCTACGGGAAGCTGAAGCAGCTCGGCTGCCAGCCTGTGCTGAACGGCTACCAGTTCCACATCGCCAACGGGACCGTGGTTT AA